Part of the Rhodothermus bifroesti genome, GTTTCATGGCGTTTAGGGTAAGGTGTCGGCGGGATAGCCTACCGCATCCCAAGCTACATGCCGCGGTGCAACAGGCGTTTTTTATAGCAGAAAGACCGATGGCATGGTCTACGCGTGCGTGAATTAGAAACGCTTGGGTAGAAAAGAAGCCAAAATGTAACCTAGGCTGCGATTTTTCGTAGCCTTGCAAACCAACCCAGCTGGGCTACTTTATTGTCCACCTACCATGCTGCATGCGCACCTACTCATCTGGGGCTTTCTGGTTTGGCTTGTCAGCCTAGGGCAAGTACAAGCCCAAGAGATTACCGACGTGGTCAAACGGGCCTTTAAGGTGTGGTCTGGAGGGCGGCTGAGCGTGGAAATTGACCGCGGCAGCTTGGAGGTTGTGACAACGTCCGAGTCGATGGTGTATGTCGAAGTCATCCGTATCGTGGACGTTGCTCGCACCGAAGAAGCGCAGCGCTTGTTGCAACACCATCGGCTAGACTTGCGCCAGGAAGATAATCAGGTTGTCATTACTTCGGCGCTTACAGACGATCGCGATGGGCCGTTTTGGAGACGCCGGCGCAGTCCCGTTCAGGTGCGCATCCGCGTGCGCGTGCCCCAGCGCTTTGCAGTGTCTTTTTCAAGCGATGCCGGCAACATAGAAATTCGCGACGTCGAAGGCACGGTTATGGGGCAAACCGGTGCGGGCAATATATCGCTACACAACCTGCGCGGCACTGTGGAGATAAAGACCGGTGCGGGTAACCTGGAGGCCCATAATCTTGAAGGATACTTGCGGGCTGAGACCGGCGCGGGCAACATTACGGCTAAAGGTCTGATGGGGGGTGCTGAGCTCAATACAGGTGCTGGAAACATTACCGTTGAATGGGCTGCTGCTCCAACCAAAGACAGCCGGTGTCGCTCGGGTGCAGGCAATGTGACGATCTACGTAGGCTCAAATGCCGCCTTTACACTTAGGGCTTCCACAGGGATTGGGTCCATTTCGACCGACTTTGCAGTGCACGTTGACCGCAGTTGGATTAGCGCCTCAGCCCATGGTGAGGTAAATGGCGGCGGACCTACACTGCAGGTGGAAACTGGCCTGGGTAACATCGCTGTCCGACGGGTCTAGCACAGGCCTGCATATGTCTTAAGCAGCCACGCACAAGAACAAACTTGACAAAAAATTTTTTTTGTGTTTACTTAACACCGTTAACCTTGTAGACGTGATGACGGGCTCAGCTTCAGACGGATCGTTGCAGCGGCGCATTTTGGATGCGGCACGCGCCCTTTTGATTACGGAGGGCTACGGGCATCTTTCTATGCGCAAAATTGCTCGGGCCATTGGATGCAGTTCCACCGCCATTTACCTGTACTTTCAAAACAAAGACGCGCTGGTACATGCGCTGATTGATGAAGGTTTTGGGATGCTTTATGAGGCTTTGCGTGCAGAGGCCGTTCGGCATGTAGATCCGGTTGCGCGCCTGGAAGCGCTTTGGAGGCGCTATGTGGCTTTTGGCTTGGAGCATCCGGAGTATTACGAAATCATGTTTTTGCTCCATCCGGAGCATATGGAGCGTTATCCGCCGGAAAAATATCGTCGAGCGCGGCGTTGCCTGGATTTTTCGGTGCAGGCCCTGGAAGAGGGCAAGGCGCTGGGGGTGTTTCAAATCTCCGACGCGCGCGTAGTGGCTAGTGCTGCTTGGGCGGCGCTGCATGGCGTGGTTTCGCTGTTGCTGGCGCGACGGGTAGATGTACGGATTGCCCCAGAGGCGCTGATTGCAGCCACCTTGCGTGTCTTGTTCCATGGCATGCAGGCTTCGGCATTGTCGTTGCAGGATCATCCGTGAGTGATTGCATAAACGGAAGCGCTTTCTGTCATGAATGAGCGGATCTACACGGCACCCCCGGATACGGGCGTATCTATACGTGGCAAAACGCTTGTGGATGTGCTCTACGAAGCACAGGCGCGCTACCACAATCCCCACTTCCTAAATCAGCCTGTGGGTTTGGGCCAGTGGCAGCCGCTTTCGTTGCACGACTTTGTCGATCAGGTCGAAGCGTTAGCGCTGGGACTGCAAACCCTTGGGCTGGCGCGTGGCGATCGCGTGGCGTTTTTTATGGAAAGCGACGCGCATTTCTGCCTAGCCGATATGGCTTGCCTATTGGCTGGGCTGGTGGACGTGCCTATTTACCTAACGCATGCGCCCGAGTCGATCCACTACGTGATAGCGCATGCCGAGGCGCGCGTGCTGGTCGTTTCTAACCAAGAGCGGCTCGAGCATATCGCCTCGCTGCTGCGTACGCTCCCTTTGGTGACGCACGTGGTAGTGGCTGATGCCACTGGGGTAAACGTTTCAACAGTCGAAGGACGGCCCTTGCATACGTTTGCCGAACTCATGGCCGAAGGTCAGCGTCGGCGGGCTGCAGATCCAGAAGCAGTGGTACGCCTGCGGACGCAGATCCAACCCTCCGACCTTGCTACCATCATCTATACAAGTGGCACTACAGGCCAGCCCAAAGGGGTGATGCTCTCGCACGAAAATCTATCTTTCAACGCGCTCACGTCCTTTAGCGGTATCAAAGCCTATCGTCCTGGAGCTGAAGGTGAAGTGGCGCTTTCCTTTTTGCCCATGACGCATGTTTTCGCGCGCACGCTCTTTTACGGCTATCTCTACTATGCCACCAGCATCTACTTTACCACGCCAGAGGCGCTGCGCGAGGCGTTGCGCCTGGTGCGCCCAACCACATTTGCTACGGTGCCGCGCGTGCTGGAAAAGATCTATGGTGCTTTGGTGGAGCGGGCTGCTACGATGCCTGGCCTAAGGGGCCGCATTTTTCGCTGGGCACTTCGCTTGGCCCAGCGGTATGAGCTGGGCCAAACGCCGCGCGGCCTCTATCGCTGGCAGCTTCGCTTGGCCGATCGGTTGGTCTATCGCAAATGGCGCGAAGCATTGGGTGGACGCATTGGCTTTATCATTGCTGGGGGAGCAGCGCTTTCGGCTGAGCTGGCCAACATTTTTGCTGCAGCTGGCATTCCGATCCTACAAGGCTACGGCCTTACAGAGACCAGTCCAGTGATCACCTATAACCGCCCTGAGCTTAACCGGGCTGGAACGGTTGGGGTGCCTATTCCAGGCGTTGAAGTCAAAATTGCGGAAGACGGCGAGATTCTCACGCGTGGACCGCACGTGATGCTGGGGTATTACAAAGACCCAGAGCGCACACGTGAGGTAATCGACGAAGCCGGCTGGCTGCATACTGGAGACATTGGCTACTTCACCGAAGAAGGCTTTCTGGTCATTACTGACCGTAAAAAAGACCTCTTTAAGCTCTCGACCGGCAAATACGTGATGCCGCAACCGCTAGAGCAACGCTTGACGGCCGATCCCCTTGTCGAGCAGGCACTGGTTGTAGGTCCAGGTTATAAGTTTACGGCCGCGCTTCTTTTTCCTGAAGAGGAAGCGCTTCGCCGCTTGGCTAAGCGGCTAGGGCTTGACACCAACCGTCCGCTAGAGGCCTTGGTCCAAGAACCCAAGATCTTGGCCGTCTACCAGGAAATCGTTGATCGCGCCAACGAGGGTATGGACCCTTGGGAGCAGATCAAGCGCTTTGTATTGGTGCCAGAGCGCCTTTCGATTGAAACGGGCACGCTGACGCCCACGCTCAAAGTGCGGCGCTCCGTGCTTTACCAACGGTACGCAGACCAAATCCGGGCGCTCTATGAAGGAAGTGCGTCGGAAGCTGAACAGGAATCTACCCCGTCAACCTTCTAAGGGGCCATGAACGCATCAACGCTGCCTTGGAGGCAAGCATCAGGTGTTGCTGCAGCTAGGCATTGGATGTGTTTTAAGAGGCCACAAGATGCGCTTGTATGCACATGGGGCCATCT contains:
- a CDS encoding DUF4097 family beta strand repeat-containing protein, producing MLHAHLLIWGFLVWLVSLGQVQAQEITDVVKRAFKVWSGGRLSVEIDRGSLEVVTTSESMVYVEVIRIVDVARTEEAQRLLQHHRLDLRQEDNQVVITSALTDDRDGPFWRRRRSPVQVRIRVRVPQRFAVSFSSDAGNIEIRDVEGTVMGQTGAGNISLHNLRGTVEIKTGAGNLEAHNLEGYLRAETGAGNITAKGLMGGAELNTGAGNITVEWAAAPTKDSRCRSGAGNVTIYVGSNAAFTLRASTGIGSISTDFAVHVDRSWISASAHGEVNGGGPTLQVETGLGNIAVRRV
- a CDS encoding TetR/AcrR family transcriptional regulator; the encoded protein is MTGSASDGSLQRRILDAARALLITEGYGHLSMRKIARAIGCSSTAIYLYFQNKDALVHALIDEGFGMLYEALRAEAVRHVDPVARLEALWRRYVAFGLEHPEYYEIMFLLHPEHMERYPPEKYRRARRCLDFSVQALEEGKALGVFQISDARVVASAAWAALHGVVSLLLARRVDVRIAPEALIAATLRVLFHGMQASALSLQDHP
- a CDS encoding AMP-dependent synthetase/ligase, whose protein sequence is MNERIYTAPPDTGVSIRGKTLVDVLYEAQARYHNPHFLNQPVGLGQWQPLSLHDFVDQVEALALGLQTLGLARGDRVAFFMESDAHFCLADMACLLAGLVDVPIYLTHAPESIHYVIAHAEARVLVVSNQERLEHIASLLRTLPLVTHVVVADATGVNVSTVEGRPLHTFAELMAEGQRRRAADPEAVVRLRTQIQPSDLATIIYTSGTTGQPKGVMLSHENLSFNALTSFSGIKAYRPGAEGEVALSFLPMTHVFARTLFYGYLYYATSIYFTTPEALREALRLVRPTTFATVPRVLEKIYGALVERAATMPGLRGRIFRWALRLAQRYELGQTPRGLYRWQLRLADRLVYRKWREALGGRIGFIIAGGAALSAELANIFAAAGIPILQGYGLTETSPVITYNRPELNRAGTVGVPIPGVEVKIAEDGEILTRGPHVMLGYYKDPERTREVIDEAGWLHTGDIGYFTEEGFLVITDRKKDLFKLSTGKYVMPQPLEQRLTADPLVEQALVVGPGYKFTAALLFPEEEALRRLAKRLGLDTNRPLEALVQEPKILAVYQEIVDRANEGMDPWEQIKRFVLVPERLSIETGTLTPTLKVRRSVLYQRYADQIRALYEGSASEAEQESTPSTF